One genomic segment of Bdellovibrionales bacterium includes these proteins:
- the gshA gene encoding glutamate--cysteine ligase: MIHDTIHRKIVEHRANVDSWFRTKSTGLSFPFYSSFDIRDSGVMIAPVDANIFPAGFNNICPVDRERAVDIVRRYLDIHYGPHIEKIALLTEEHTTNLFYWDNVAVLFDFLNQSGHETKIAFPRALKETLSLTNAAGRNLKIFGAEVVNGQVVVDGEKMDLIICNNDFSHSYEGFVKDLETPMNPPHTMGWHRRRKSEFFDLYNGLAFEFAKMIDLPPKFIQVDTELFPHFDLADSENLESLAISVDNFLERLAIKYEELGIKQRPFAFIKNNAGTYGLGVVHVNSGNEVRDWNYKARKKMKAAKGGREILEVIIQEGIPTRIVTEAETAEPSIYMIGCHLAGGFLRAHSKKGPNESLNSPGVVFKKLCVSDLKVAIEGASMENVYGWLAKLGFLAIAYEAKQSKVEFVGYKAGCSL, from the coding sequence TTGATTCACGACACCATTCATCGTAAAATCGTAGAGCATCGAGCTAATGTTGACTCCTGGTTTCGAACAAAAAGCACAGGGCTTTCTTTTCCATTTTATTCGAGTTTTGATATTCGTGATTCAGGTGTCATGATTGCCCCTGTCGACGCCAACATTTTTCCAGCAGGTTTCAATAACATTTGCCCAGTAGACAGGGAGCGAGCAGTTGATATCGTGCGTAGGTATTTGGATATTCATTACGGTCCTCATATAGAAAAAATAGCTCTTTTGACCGAGGAGCATACAACAAATCTTTTTTATTGGGATAATGTCGCCGTTCTTTTTGATTTTTTGAATCAATCGGGACACGAGACAAAAATTGCTTTTCCAAGAGCCTTAAAGGAAACCCTTTCCTTAACAAATGCAGCCGGAAGAAACTTAAAGATTTTTGGCGCCGAAGTGGTTAACGGTCAAGTTGTTGTTGATGGTGAAAAGATGGATCTCATTATTTGCAATAATGACTTTTCCCATTCCTATGAGGGATTCGTCAAGGATCTGGAGACTCCCATGAATCCACCTCATACTATGGGCTGGCACAGAAGGCGCAAGAGCGAGTTTTTTGACCTCTACAATGGCCTCGCCTTTGAATTCGCCAAGATGATTGATCTTCCCCCTAAATTCATTCAAGTCGACACAGAACTTTTTCCGCATTTCGATCTCGCAGACAGTGAGAACCTGGAGAGCTTGGCTATCTCTGTTGACAATTTTCTTGAGCGCCTGGCAATTAAATATGAGGAATTGGGAATAAAGCAGCGACCTTTTGCCTTCATTAAGAACAATGCAGGAACTTATGGTTTGGGGGTCGTCCATGTTAACTCCGGAAATGAAGTAAGAGACTGGAATTATAAAGCACGAAAAAAGATGAAGGCGGCCAAGGGAGGACGCGAGATCTTAGAAGTTATCATTCAGGAAGGGATCCCCACTCGAATTGTCACAGAAGCTGAAACCGCCGAACCTTCTATTTATATGATTGGATGTCATCTTGCCGGAGGATTCTTGCGTGCTCATAGCAAAAAGGGACCAAATGAGAGTCTCAACTCCCCCGGAGTCGTTTTCAAAAAACTCTGCGTTTCTGACCTCAAGGTAGCTATTGAGGGCGCCTCAATGGAAAATGTTTATGGCTGGCTCGCAAAATTGGGTTTTTTAGCAATCGCCTACGAAGCTAAGCAGTCAAAAGTCGAGTTTGTGGGTTACAAAGCTGGCTGTTCTCTTTAG
- a CDS encoding EI24 domain-containing protein, whose product MDSLKRFAQGFSFLFKGILLLLAMPKLRRWTYVPFIVNFILFVLGIALGIVYLPSMVASAMALISTDPTSPIITAAYYLAFALIWISFVILWTYVFFLIAGAVASPFNSVLAERALISLELLSENASQTKGWLGTFFRSIPTAAAKLLFSLLLGALILLISFIPVLFFLSSFLALLILAIDILDHSFEIYEMKFYERARFVRSVLPELLGMTAALTLTLAVPGLIILIMPIAVVGGAAVLKSLPSAIRSPLDSRHHSS is encoded by the coding sequence TTGGATTCTTTGAAGAGATTTGCTCAAGGCTTTTCGTTTTTATTTAAAGGGATTCTCTTGCTTCTGGCGATGCCAAAGCTACGGCGCTGGACCTATGTCCCTTTTATCGTGAATTTTATTTTATTTGTCCTCGGAATTGCTCTGGGAATAGTTTATTTGCCTTCGATGGTCGCCTCTGCGATGGCTCTGATTTCTACCGATCCGACAAGCCCTATTATTACAGCTGCGTACTACCTTGCGTTTGCTCTTATCTGGATTAGCTTTGTTATTCTATGGACCTATGTGTTCTTCCTCATTGCAGGTGCTGTGGCTAGCCCCTTTAATTCTGTTTTGGCCGAAAGGGCCCTTATCTCTTTGGAACTTCTCAGCGAAAACGCCTCACAAACCAAGGGGTGGTTAGGAACATTCTTCCGAAGTATACCCACAGCGGCGGCCAAGCTCCTTTTTTCCTTGCTCCTTGGCGCCTTAATTCTTTTAATATCGTTTATCCCTGTATTATTTTTCCTCTCCTCATTCTTGGCTCTTTTGATTCTTGCAATTGACATCCTGGACCATTCATTCGAAATCTATGAAATGAAATTTTATGAGCGCGCCAGATTTGTTCGATCAGTTCTTCCAGAACTGCTTGGCATGACTGCGGCCTTGACACTGACTCTCGCTGTTCCCGGACTGATAATCCTAATAATGCCAATCGCTGTTGTTGGCGGAGCTGCCGTCCTCAAGTCCCTCCCATCGGCAATAAGGAGCCCCCTTGATTCACGACACCATTCATCGTAA